Proteins encoded by one window of Flavobacterium sp. N502540:
- a CDS encoding dimethylarginine dimethylaminohydrolase family protein, whose translation MLQLNIKNETSRLRAVVLGSAVHNGPTPSLEEAYDPKSLEHIKAGTYPIEKDMIVEMDAFNAVFQKYDVKVYRPEMIENYNQIFARDIGFVIDDTFVKSNILPDRERELDAIQYVIDQMDPLKVVRPPEEVHIEGGDVMLWNDHVFVGTYKGSDYKDYITARTNMHGVEYLRKMFPNKIVKEFDLVKSKLEARDNALHLDCCFQPVGKDKGIIYKRGFREEADYLYLVNLFGKENLFHIERDEMYNMFSNVFSIDDTVVVSEKNFTRLNNWLRANGFVVEEIPYAEIAKQEGLLRCSTLPLIRD comes from the coding sequence ATGTTGCAATTAAATATAAAGAACGAAACGTCAAGACTGCGGGCAGTAGTTTTGGGTTCTGCAGTTCATAATGGGCCAACTCCATCTTTAGAGGAAGCTTATGATCCTAAATCATTGGAACATATTAAAGCCGGGACCTATCCAATCGAAAAAGATATGATAGTCGAAATGGATGCCTTTAATGCTGTTTTTCAAAAATATGATGTAAAAGTGTATCGTCCGGAAATGATTGAAAATTACAATCAGATTTTTGCCCGTGATATAGGTTTTGTGATAGATGATACTTTTGTGAAATCAAACATTCTGCCGGACAGAGAACGTGAGTTGGATGCAATTCAATACGTAATCGACCAGATGGATCCGTTAAAAGTAGTTCGTCCACCGGAAGAAGTACATATTGAAGGCGGTGATGTAATGTTGTGGAATGATCATGTGTTTGTTGGAACTTATAAAGGAAGTGATTATAAAGATTACATTACAGCAAGAACTAATATGCATGGTGTTGAGTATTTAAGAAAAATGTTTCCGAATAAAATTGTTAAAGAATTCGATTTGGTAAAATCTAAATTGGAAGCGCGCGACAATGCCTTACACCTTGATTGCTGTTTTCAGCCTGTTGGAAAAGATAAAGGAATTATCTACAAGAGAGGTTTCCGTGAAGAAGCAGATTATTTGTATTTGGTGAATCTTTTTGGAAAAGAAAATTTATTTCATATCGAAAGAGATGAGATGTATAATATGTTTTCAAATGTATTTTCGATCGACGATACTGTAGTAGTTTCCGAAAAGAATTTTACCCGTCTGAACAATTGGCTTCGTGCTAATGGTTTTGTTGTAGAGGAAATTCCATACGCAGAAATTGCAAAGCAGGAGGGATTGTTGAGATGTTCTACTTTACCATTAATAAGAGACTAA
- a CDS encoding polysaccharide biosynthesis/export family protein, which yields MTKNGFYLLLLISILFTSCIPVKDLVYLQDKNNSGEQNNIAAVESKPYRLQVNDVLSIDIKAIDPKLVSIFNTTEGTSSGAGKSESGLYFNGFTVDDHGNIRMPILGEINVIGYTLEEVRVRIEKKLLEEYFKSEANIFVTVKLAGFRYTINGEVGSTGTKTLFQEHVNIMEAIANAGDITVTGNRKSVTVIRQTPTGVQMQDIDLTDINVMKSPYYYLQPNDYIYVKPVKQKSWGTGKTGIESITTIITVLSLATTVYLLLKN from the coding sequence ATGACAAAAAACGGCTTTTATTTACTGTTATTAATTAGCATACTATTTACTTCTTGTATTCCTGTAAAAGATCTGGTTTATTTACAAGATAAAAATAATTCGGGAGAACAGAATAATATTGCGGCTGTGGAGTCTAAGCCTTACAGATTGCAGGTAAATGATGTTTTGAGTATTGACATAAAAGCAATTGACCCAAAGTTGGTTTCCATTTTTAATACTACAGAAGGTACTTCTTCGGGAGCTGGAAAATCAGAGTCAGGATTGTATTTTAATGGATTTACGGTTGACGATCATGGTAATATCAGAATGCCAATCTTAGGGGAAATTAATGTTATCGGATATACTCTTGAAGAAGTGCGTGTTCGAATCGAAAAGAAATTACTTGAAGAGTATTTTAAAAGTGAGGCTAATATTTTTGTTACTGTGAAATTAGCTGGTTTTAGATATACCATCAATGGAGAAGTGGGAAGTACAGGTACAAAAACACTGTTTCAGGAACATGTAAATATTATGGAAGCTATCGCAAATGCCGGAGATATCACAGTTACGGGTAATAGAAAATCGGTAACCGTAATTCGTCAGACACCAACTGGTGTACAAATGCAGGACATAGATTTGACGGATATTAATGTGATGAAATCACCTTATTATTATTTACAGCCTAACGATTATATTTATGTAAAACCGGTCAAACAAAAATCATGGGGGACCGGAAAGACAGGTATAGAATCTATTACAACAATTATTACCGTTTTGTCATTGGCTACAACGGTGTATTTGTTGCTTAAAAACTAA
- the ctlX gene encoding citrulline utilization hydrolase CtlX, producing the protein MKQTTNAIVMIRPVAFRMNEQTAVNNYYQKVLDGLLPSTVNAKAQQEFDTFVEKLRAVGVDVTVIEDTLETDTPDSIFPNNWISFHENGDVALYPMFAENRRQERREDILDTLEEKGFEISNIVDYTSAEEDGYFLEGTGSLLLDRANAKAYCALSPRADEELFIEFCEDFDYAPVIFEAFQTVDGERKLIYHTNVMMCLGETFAVICADSIDDKKERKMVLENLKADKKEVVLITEAQVNNFAGNMLEVRGTNDKRYIVMSASAHQSLTPKQIAQLENHAEILSSSLDTIEACGGGSARCMMAEVFLPRS; encoded by the coding sequence ATGAAACAAACTACAAATGCAATTGTAATGATTCGGCCAGTAGCTTTCAGAATGAATGAGCAAACGGCAGTTAATAATTATTACCAAAAAGTATTAGACGGACTTTTACCAAGTACGGTAAATGCAAAAGCACAACAGGAATTCGATACTTTTGTTGAAAAACTCAGAGCGGTTGGAGTTGATGTCACTGTTATTGAAGATACTTTAGAAACCGATACCCCGGATAGTATTTTTCCAAATAACTGGATTTCATTTCATGAAAATGGAGATGTGGCACTATATCCGATGTTTGCGGAGAATCGTCGTCAGGAGCGTCGTGAAGATATTTTAGATACACTTGAAGAGAAAGGTTTTGAAATCTCAAATATAGTTGACTATACATCGGCAGAAGAAGATGGTTATTTTTTAGAAGGAACCGGAAGTTTGCTTTTGGATAGAGCAAATGCAAAAGCATATTGCGCTTTGTCTCCTCGTGCAGATGAAGAGCTGTTTATCGAATTCTGTGAAGATTTTGATTATGCTCCGGTTATTTTTGAAGCTTTTCAAACGGTTGACGGAGAACGTAAATTGATTTATCATACGAATGTAATGATGTGTTTGGGGGAAACATTCGCTGTTATCTGTGCAGATAGTATCGATGATAAAAAAGAACGTAAAATGGTTCTTGAAAATCTAAAAGCAGATAAAAAGGAAGTTGTTTTAATTACCGAAGCACAGGTAAATAATTTTGCCGGAAATATGCTGGAAGTTCGAGGAACAAATGATAAGAGATATATTGTAATGAGTGCATCGGCACATCAGAGCTTGACTCCAAAACAAATTGCACAATTAGAAAATCATGCGGAAATTTTAAGCTCCAGTTTGGATACTATTGAGGCTTGCGGGGGTGGAAGTGCCCGCTGTATGATGGCTGAAGTATTTTTGCCAAGAAGTTAA
- the eno gene encoding phosphopyruvate hydratase, giving the protein MSIIIKVHARQILDSRGNPTIEVDVVTENGVLGRAAVPSGASTGEHEAVELRDGGKAYLGKGVLNAVNNVNTVIAEELVGTSVFEQNTIDQLMIDLDGTPNKSKLGANAILGVSLAAAKAAANELGLPLYRYVGGVSANTLPVPMMNIINGGSHSDAPIAFQEFMIFPVKATSFTHAMQMGTEIFHSLKKVLHDRGLSTAVGDEGGFAPNLAGGTEDALDTIKLAVEKAGYSFGDEIMIALDCAASEFYVNGKYDYTKFEGETGKIRTSEEQADYLAELAAKYPIISIEDGMYEDDWNGWKYLTDKIGDKVQLVGDDLFVTNVARLSTGIEKGIANSILVKVNQIGTLTETIAAVNMAKNAGYTSVMSHRSGETEDNTIADLAVALNCGQIKTGSASRSDRMAKYNQLLRIEEELGSTAYFPGLNAFKIK; this is encoded by the coding sequence ATGAGTATTATAATTAAAGTTCACGCAAGACAAATTCTTGATTCGAGAGGTAATCCTACTATTGAAGTTGATGTAGTAACTGAAAATGGTGTTTTAGGTAGAGCAGCTGTTCCATCTGGCGCATCAACGGGAGAGCATGAAGCTGTTGAATTACGTGACGGAGGTAAAGCTTATCTTGGAAAAGGAGTTTTAAATGCAGTGAACAATGTAAATACTGTTATTGCTGAAGAATTAGTTGGTACTTCTGTTTTTGAACAAAATACAATCGACCAGTTAATGATTGATTTAGATGGTACTCCGAACAAATCTAAATTAGGAGCTAATGCTATTTTAGGAGTTTCTTTGGCTGCTGCGAAAGCTGCTGCTAATGAATTAGGATTGCCATTATACAGATACGTTGGTGGAGTTTCTGCTAACACTTTACCAGTGCCAATGATGAACATCATCAACGGAGGTTCACACTCTGATGCGCCTATCGCATTTCAGGAGTTTATGATTTTCCCTGTAAAAGCGACTTCTTTTACACATGCCATGCAAATGGGAACTGAAATCTTCCATAGCTTGAAAAAAGTGTTGCACGATAGAGGTTTAAGTACCGCTGTAGGTGATGAGGGAGGTTTTGCGCCAAACTTGGCCGGAGGTACTGAAGATGCTTTGGATACTATCAAATTGGCAGTTGAAAAGGCTGGATATTCTTTCGGTGACGAAATTATGATTGCGCTTGATTGTGCGGCTTCTGAGTTTTATGTAAACGGAAAATACGATTACACTAAATTTGAAGGAGAAACCGGAAAAATCAGAACTTCAGAAGAGCAAGCGGATTATTTAGCTGAATTGGCTGCTAAATATCCAATTATCTCTATCGAAGATGGTATGTATGAAGACGACTGGAATGGATGGAAATACTTAACAGATAAAATTGGAGATAAAGTTCAGTTAGTAGGTGATGATTTGTTTGTAACTAACGTAGCTCGTTTGTCTACAGGAATTGAAAAAGGGATCGCTAATTCAATTTTAGTAAAAGTAAACCAAATTGGTACTTTAACAGAAACTATTGCCGCTGTGAACATGGCTAAAAATGCAGGGTATACTTCAGTAATGTCTCACCGTTCAGGAGAAACAGAAGATAATACGATTGCTGACTTAGCAGTTGCTTTAAACTGTGGACAGATTAAAACAGGTTCAGCTTCACGTTCTGATCGTATGGCAAAATACAATCAATTGTTAAGAATCGAGGAAGAATTAGGAAGTACAGCTTATTTTCCTGGCTTAAATGCTTTTAAAATTAAATAA
- the carA gene encoding glutamine-hydrolyzing carbamoyl-phosphate synthase small subunit, translated as MKYTTRQSAILLLSDGTIFHGKSIGISGKTFGEVCFNTGMTGYQEIFTDPSYFGQIMVATNTHIGNYGVNDSEVESESIKIAGLVCKNFSFNYSREDASGSLEDYFTKQNLICISDVDTRALVSYIRDNGAMNAVICTDGTSIEDLKKELANVPNMEGLELASKVSTTEPYFFGDENATYKISALDLGIKKNILRNLAKRDCYIKVYPYNSTYKDLAEFNPDGYFLSNGPGDPDPLFGAIEVAKEILANDKPLFGICLGHQVIALANGVQTYKMFNGHRGINHPVKNLITGKGEITSQNHGFAVNKEQLDNHPELEITHLHLNDETVAGMRMKNKNCFSVQYHPEASPGPHDSSYLFDQFVENIKEAAAKTM; from the coding sequence ATGAAATACACAACACGACAAAGCGCCATTTTATTACTTAGTGATGGGACTATTTTTCATGGAAAATCTATCGGAATTAGCGGTAAGACTTTTGGTGAAGTTTGTTTTAATACGGGAATGACCGGATACCAGGAGATTTTTACAGATCCTTCTTATTTTGGTCAAATAATGGTTGCGACTAATACTCATATTGGAAATTATGGTGTTAATGACTCTGAGGTTGAATCGGAGAGCATCAAAATAGCTGGTTTGGTTTGTAAAAATTTTAGCTTTAATTATTCCAGAGAAGATGCTTCAGGAAGCCTGGAAGATTATTTTACGAAACAAAACTTAATTTGTATTTCGGATGTTGATACCAGAGCTCTTGTAAGTTATATTCGTGACAATGGAGCGATGAATGCTGTTATTTGTACAGATGGTACTTCGATTGAAGATTTGAAAAAAGAATTGGCAAATGTGCCTAATATGGAAGGTTTGGAGTTGGCATCAAAAGTTTCAACTACTGAGCCTTATTTTTTTGGTGATGAAAATGCTACCTACAAAATATCAGCTTTAGATCTTGGTATAAAAAAGAATATCTTAAGAAATTTAGCTAAAAGAGATTGTTACATCAAAGTTTATCCATATAACTCAACTTACAAAGATTTAGCAGAATTTAATCCGGATGGATACTTTTTGTCTAACGGTCCCGGTGATCCGGACCCGCTTTTTGGAGCTATTGAAGTGGCAAAAGAAATTTTAGCAAATGATAAACCGCTGTTTGGAATTTGTTTAGGACATCAGGTAATTGCTTTGGCAAATGGAGTTCAAACGTATAAGATGTTTAATGGTCATCGTGGAATTAATCACCCGGTAAAAAACTTAATTACAGGTAAAGGTGAAATAACTTCTCAGAATCATGGATTTGCTGTAAACAAAGAGCAGTTGGATAATCATCCTGAATTGGAGATTACACATTTGCATTTAAATGATGAAACGGTTGCAGGTATGCGTATGAAGAATAAGAATTGTTTTTCAGTGCAATACCATCCTGAAGCAAGTCCGGGACCTCACGATTCATCTTATTTATTCGATCAGTTTGTCGAGAATATAAAAGAAGCTGCTGCTAAAACGATGTAG
- a CDS encoding citrate synthase produces MSKIATLEVDGQKIELPVITGSENESAIDINKLRDLTGIITLDPGYKNSGSCKSEITFLDGELGILRYRGYSIEDLAEKASFLEVSYLLIFGELPTAKELEQFENGIKKHTLVNEEMKNIIDGFPKTAHPMGVLSALTSALTAFNPKAVNVENEKEMYEAICKTMGKFLVIATWTYRKSMGYPLNYYDNTTGYVENFMQLMFKLPTGPYSANPIVIDALDKLFILHADHEQNCSTSTVRMVGSSHAGLFASISAGVSALWGPLHGGANQAVLEMLEEINKDGGDTDKFLAKAKDKNDPFRLMGFGHRVYKSFDPRAKIIKKAAKEVLDTLGVEDPILEIAKKLESAALEDEYFKSRNLYPNVDFYSGIIYRALGIPTDMFTVMFAIGRLPGWIAQWKEMRENKEPIGRPRQVYTGHPLRDFKSNK; encoded by the coding sequence ATGTCAAAAATAGCTACATTAGAGGTAGATGGTCAAAAAATTGAACTTCCGGTAATCACGGGAAGTGAAAATGAATCAGCTATCGATATTAACAAATTACGTGATTTAACAGGTATTATTACCTTAGACCCGGGATATAAAAACTCTGGTTCTTGTAAGAGTGAAATCACCTTCTTAGATGGAGAATTAGGGATTTTGCGTTACAGAGGATATTCAATTGAAGATTTAGCTGAAAAAGCAAGTTTCTTAGAAGTATCTTATCTTTTAATTTTTGGAGAATTGCCAACTGCTAAGGAGTTAGAGCAATTTGAAAATGGTATTAAAAAGCATACTTTGGTAAACGAAGAAATGAAAAATATCATTGATGGTTTCCCAAAAACAGCTCACCCGATGGGCGTTTTATCTGCTTTGACCAGTGCCTTAACGGCATTTAATCCAAAAGCAGTAAATGTTGAAAATGAAAAAGAGATGTACGAGGCCATTTGTAAAACAATGGGTAAATTTCTTGTAATTGCAACATGGACTTATAGAAAATCTATGGGGTATCCGTTGAATTATTACGACAATACAACCGGTTATGTAGAGAATTTTATGCAGTTAATGTTTAAATTGCCTACAGGACCTTACTCTGCAAATCCAATTGTGATTGATGCATTAGATAAATTATTTATTCTTCACGCTGATCACGAACAAAATTGTTCTACTTCAACAGTAAGAATGGTAGGTTCGTCTCATGCTGGTTTATTTGCTTCTATTTCAGCAGGTGTTTCTGCGCTTTGGGGACCTTTACACGGAGGTGCAAACCAGGCGGTTCTTGAAATGTTGGAGGAAATTAACAAAGATGGTGGAGATACGGATAAATTCTTAGCAAAAGCAAAAGACAAAAATGATCCATTCCGTTTAATGGGATTTGGTCACAGAGTTTATAAAAGCTTCGATCCTAGAGCGAAAATCATTAAAAAAGCAGCTAAAGAAGTATTAGATACATTAGGTGTTGAAGATCCTATTTTAGAAATCGCTAAAAAATTAGAGTCAGCAGCTCTTGAAGACGAATACTTCAAATCAAGAAATTTATATCCTAATGTTGATTTCTACTCTGGAATTATCTACAGAGCATTAGGGATACCAACAGATATGTTTACGGTTATGTTTGCTATTGGAAGACTTCCAGGTTGGATTGCGCAATGGAAAGAAATGCGTGAGAATAAAGAACCAATTGGCCGCCCAAGACAAGTTTATACAGGACACCCATTGAGAGACTTTAAGTCAAACAAATAA
- the recR gene encoding recombination mediator RecR — MEFSSKLIEKAVSEMSQLPGIGKRTALRLVLHLLKQPKEQTGFLSQALLNMRENIKFCQNCHNISDTKVCEICANSSRNHQTICVVEDIRDVMAIENTGQYKGIYHVLGGKISPIEGVGPSQLNISSLVEKVKAGKVVEIIFALSSTMEGDTTNFYIYKQIAESEVIISTIARGISVGDELEYADEITLGRSILHRVPFEKTFKNN; from the coding sequence ATGGAATTTTCATCAAAATTAATAGAAAAAGCAGTTAGTGAAATGTCGCAGCTGCCCGGAATTGGTAAACGTACAGCGTTGCGATTAGTGCTGCATTTGTTAAAACAGCCTAAAGAACAAACCGGTTTTTTATCTCAGGCTCTATTGAACATGCGTGAGAATATTAAGTTTTGTCAAAATTGTCATAACATTTCAGATACCAAAGTTTGCGAAATTTGTGCTAATTCATCAAGAAATCATCAAACAATTTGTGTTGTTGAAGATATTCGTGACGTTATGGCGATTGAAAACACAGGTCAGTATAAAGGAATTTATCATGTACTGGGAGGGAAAATTTCTCCAATTGAAGGAGTCGGTCCCAGTCAGTTGAATATTTCAAGTCTGGTTGAAAAAGTAAAGGCAGGAAAAGTCGTAGAAATTATCTTTGCGCTCAGTTCTACAATGGAAGGGGATACTACTAATTTTTACATCTACAAACAAATTGCCGAATCGGAAGTTATAATTTCTACCATTGCAAGAGGAATTTCGGTAGGAGATGAACTGGAATATGCAGATGAAATTACCCTTGGGAGAAGTATTTTACATCGTGTTCCATTCGAAAAAACTTTCAAAAACAATTAA
- a CDS encoding CoA-binding protein — MKNKKTLVLGATTKPERYAFKAINMLVEKGHTVLAIGQNRGEVAGVKIHTKTIPVKNIDTVTLYLNPARQREYYNYIIEAQPKRVVFNPGSENPEFYQLLELNNIKAEVACTLVLLATNQY; from the coding sequence ATGAAAAATAAGAAAACCCTTGTTCTTGGTGCTACTACAAAACCGGAACGATATGCTTTTAAAGCTATAAATATGCTGGTTGAAAAAGGACATACTGTATTGGCAATTGGTCAGAACAGAGGCGAAGTTGCCGGTGTGAAGATTCATACGAAAACAATTCCGGTAAAAAACATCGATACTGTTACGTTGTATTTAAATCCTGCCCGTCAGCGTGAATATTACAATTATATTATAGAAGCACAGCCTAAAAGAGTTGTTTTTAATCCAGGGTCAGAGAATCCGGAATTTTATCAATTGTTAGAATTAAACAATATCAAGGCAGAAGTGGCCTGTACTTTAGTTTTATTGGCTACAAATCAGTATTAA
- a CDS encoding MarC family protein, with product MDLFIYLFAALFSVLNPIGTVPIFVGLTQHDSQKERSRISLWTAINVGIILLVSYFIGQYVLTFFGISIDALRIAGGIVIVNSGFSLLSGKFNKKRGINKKIETDAQQRNDIALTPLAIPMLAGPGSMSLLIAFYQEHHGINEIIISCSAILAIAFTIFAILKSAHYLARILGASGIVAISRIVGFIVISIGIQYIVSSIINIVKGNLM from the coding sequence ATGGATTTATTCATTTATTTATTTGCTGCACTGTTTTCAGTATTAAACCCTATCGGCACCGTACCTATTTTTGTTGGTCTGACACAACATGACTCCCAAAAAGAACGTTCCCGAATTTCGCTTTGGACTGCTATTAATGTTGGAATCATTTTATTGGTTTCTTATTTTATCGGCCAGTATGTTTTAACTTTTTTTGGAATAAGCATTGATGCTTTACGAATTGCGGGTGGAATCGTAATTGTAAATTCCGGTTTTTCTTTACTTTCGGGAAAATTCAATAAAAAACGAGGAATCAATAAAAAAATCGAAACGGATGCACAGCAAAGAAACGACATCGCTTTAACACCTCTGGCGATACCAATGCTCGCAGGACCAGGATCAATGTCTCTATTAATTGCTTTTTATCAGGAACACCACGGAATAAACGAAATTATAATTTCATGCTCAGCTATCCTGGCAATTGCATTTACAATTTTTGCAATCCTTAAAAGTGCTCATTATTTAGCGCGTATACTTGGTGCTTCCGGAATTGTAGCCATTTCCAGAATTGTCGGTTTTATTGTAATTTCAATTGGAATTCAATACATCGTTAGCTCCATCATCAATATTGTAAAAGGAAACCTGATGTAA
- a CDS encoding polysaccharide biosynthesis tyrosine autokinase encodes MLDIKDFSIFENHSNFDFKGFLLKIASYWKLFAISLIIAFAIAYQVNVRKEKIYGMQTMVSIKEERNPFFTSNTSLVFNWGGVSDQVNGISTVIQSRSHNELVVDKLEFYIDYLVQGKYNLIDSYGAVPFYVKIDKTKGQLANTLIGIKFLSPTEYEIRIPFEGNSASLITYSNNSYSNTTVQPKEYVRRCKAGEQVTLPFLNWNLQINDNPGFYTGNEYFVRFNDFDGTVSRYRGVSINSDEKGGSILTLGMQGTNKARMVDYLNATVKMLIKIQLDGKNQFATNTIRFIDSTLIAMEMQLKQTGNELKSFRKDKNIYEIEGGGAKVSDKIMDFDVEKDQVTRKIAYYNSLKSYLNNSTDYSRLPAPTVAGIEDPNVVLHVSKLIALSAQRSEMSYAVKSDKIFKDFDNQMQAVKNVLLENITSAKALLLTDLAMVNAKIGQAESTVKKLPEEQQELLKIQRKYDLSDNIYTEFLKKRNEAEIVKASNLSDIHFIDPAKDIGGGLIGPKTSVNYVLALFLGVLIPLLFVFGIFFVNNSIQNTEDISKLTQIPLIGIIGVNKDLLSLAVFDKPKSALSEAFRAIRSSLQFLYKKQQVSGSKTLMITSSISGEGKTFCSINIATVFALSEKKTVILGLDLRKPRLADEFSLKNQIGVVNYLIKQNSLEEITHHTEVPNLDVILSGPIPPNPSELILSDAMREMILELKQKYDYIILDTPPVGLVSDALELAQFADVTLYIVRQNYTKKDMITLLNTRVKRGELSNASIVLNGYENKAKYGAAYGYGYGAYANGYHDEEEKRSVWKNILSKFNKK; translated from the coding sequence ATGTTAGATATAAAAGATTTTTCCATTTTTGAAAATCATTCAAATTTTGATTTTAAAGGATTCCTCCTGAAAATAGCCAGTTACTGGAAATTATTTGCGATTAGTTTGATAATTGCTTTTGCCATTGCATATCAGGTAAATGTTCGTAAAGAAAAAATTTACGGAATGCAGACTATGGTTTCAATTAAGGAAGAACGAAACCCCTTTTTTACTTCCAATACAAGTTTGGTTTTTAATTGGGGAGGGGTTTCAGATCAGGTCAATGGAATTTCAACCGTTATTCAATCAAGATCACACAACGAGTTAGTTGTGGATAAATTAGAGTTTTATATTGATTATCTTGTTCAGGGGAAATATAATTTGATTGATTCTTATGGAGCAGTTCCATTTTACGTAAAAATTGACAAAACAAAAGGGCAGCTTGCTAATACATTAATTGGTATTAAGTTTTTGAGTCCAACTGAATATGAAATTCGAATTCCGTTTGAAGGTAATTCCGCTTCATTAATTACGTATTCCAACAACAGCTATAGTAATACAACGGTTCAGCCTAAAGAATATGTGAGAAGATGTAAGGCTGGCGAACAAGTCACGCTTCCATTTTTAAATTGGAATTTACAGATAAATGATAACCCGGGCTTTTATACCGGAAATGAATATTTTGTTAGATTTAATGATTTTGACGGAACGGTATCACGTTACAGAGGCGTAAGTATTAACTCGGATGAAAAAGGAGGGTCAATATTGACTCTGGGGATGCAAGGTACAAATAAAGCCAGGATGGTTGATTATTTGAATGCAACGGTAAAAATGTTAATCAAAATTCAGCTGGACGGGAAGAATCAGTTTGCGACAAATACCATCCGATTTATCGATAGTACCCTTATTGCTATGGAAATGCAATTGAAGCAAACAGGCAATGAGTTGAAATCTTTCAGAAAGGATAAAAATATTTATGAAATTGAAGGTGGTGGTGCTAAAGTTTCAGATAAAATAATGGATTTTGATGTTGAAAAAGATCAGGTAACAAGAAAAATAGCCTATTACAATTCATTAAAATCGTATTTAAATAATAGTACAGATTATTCAAGATTACCCGCGCCTACAGTTGCAGGTATTGAAGATCCGAATGTTGTTTTGCATGTTTCAAAACTTATCGCACTTTCTGCGCAAAGATCAGAAATGTCTTATGCTGTAAAAAGCGATAAGATTTTTAAAGATTTTGACAACCAAATGCAAGCTGTTAAAAATGTTTTGTTGGAAAATATAACTTCTGCAAAAGCATTGTTATTAACAGATTTGGCTATGGTAAATGCTAAAATCGGTCAGGCAGAAAGTACCGTAAAAAAACTACCGGAAGAACAGCAGGAGCTGCTGAAAATTCAGAGAAAATATGACTTAAGTGATAATATTTATACTGAATTTCTAAAAAAAAGGAATGAGGCTGAAATCGTGAAAGCATCGAACTTATCAGATATTCATTTTATTGATCCTGCAAAAGATATCGGAGGGGGATTAATTGGTCCTAAAACTTCAGTGAATTATGTACTGGCCTTATTTTTAGGGGTGTTAATTCCTCTACTGTTTGTTTTTGGAATTTTCTTTGTTAATAATTCGATCCAGAATACCGAAGATATTAGCAAATTGACGCAAATACCGTTAATTGGTATCATTGGAGTAAATAAAGATTTGTTGAGTTTGGCGGTATTTGACAAACCAAAATCGGCATTATCAGAAGCATTTAGAGCTATTCGTTCCTCTTTGCAGTTTTTATATAAGAAACAGCAGGTGAGCGGTTCGAAAACTCTAATGATTACATCGTCAATAAGTGGTGAAGGAAAGACATTTTGTTCCATAAATATTGCTACAGTATTCGCTTTAAGCGAAAAGAAAACGGTAATTCTAGGTTTGGATTTAAGAAAACCGAGATTGGCAGATGAGTTCAGTTTGAAAAATCAAATAGGTGTTGTTAACTACCTCATAAAGCAAAACAGCTTGGAAGAGATTACACACCATACAGAAGTTCCAAATCTAGATGTTATACTTTCGGGGCCAATTCCACCAAATCCTTCAGAGCTAATTTTGAGTGATGCGATGAGAGAGATGATCTTAGAGCTGAAACAGAAGTATGATTATATTATTCTGGATACACCTCCGGTTGGGTTAGTTTCGGATGCGTTAGAACTTGCACAATTTGCAGATGTAACTCTTTACATCGTAAGGCAGAATTATACCAAAAAGGATATGATTACATTATTAAACACCCGAGTAAAAAGAGGAGAGTTGAGTAATGCCAGCATTGTATTAAATGGTTATGAGAATAAGGCAAAATATGGAGCCGCTTATGGATACGGTTACGGTGCTTATGCAAACGGTTATCATGATGAAGAGGAAAAGCGTAGTGTTTGGAAGAATATTTTGAGTAAATTCAATAAAAAATAA